The Desmonostoc muscorum LEGE 12446 genome includes a region encoding these proteins:
- a CDS encoding FIST signal transduction protein has translation MFKAVVGHSNDPDSLSAVEEVIQQCITSLGGYIPQAGILFAAIDFDHYLILQQIHQAFRGIELIGGTTDGEISSVLEFQQDSITLMLFCSDEVEIHAGVGRQISADTITATKQAVEQAKAKSTAAPSLCLTHPESLTTSGVSILNGLKLALGQNVPIFGGLAADQSKYQNTYQFFQTEVLSDSVPILLFCGKILFSHGVASGWHPIGQISKITKVDKNIVYEIDGKAALDFYHHYLGLLPPSMEYPLAVFEQDSDKFYIRAPIAYNQESGSITFFADIPDQALIQISEAGYEDILAASKASFMNALDNYPGTEPSAVLFFSCVARRQILGTRAQEEYENTKLCLKNSLPACGFYSNGEIAPIDLMSQTQFHNETFVTLILGVQ, from the coding sequence ATGTTCAAAGCAGTAGTAGGTCATAGTAACGATCCAGATTCTCTATCAGCAGTTGAGGAAGTTATTCAACAATGCATCACTTCTCTTGGAGGATATATTCCACAAGCTGGAATTCTTTTTGCTGCAATTGACTTCGATCATTACCTGATTTTGCAGCAAATTCATCAAGCTTTTCGCGGGATTGAGTTAATTGGTGGAACAACAGATGGCGAAATTTCTTCAGTTCTAGAATTTCAGCAAGACTCAATCACTTTGATGTTGTTTTGTTCAGATGAAGTAGAAATTCATGCAGGAGTTGGACGCCAAATTTCAGCCGATACAATTACTGCAACCAAACAAGCTGTAGAGCAGGCCAAAGCAAAAAGTACAGCAGCACCAAGCCTATGTTTAACTCATCCAGAAAGTCTCACAACTAGTGGTGTCTCTATATTAAATGGCTTAAAGTTAGCTCTTGGTCAAAATGTACCCATATTTGGTGGTTTAGCAGCCGACCAGTCCAAATATCAAAATACATATCAATTTTTTCAAACAGAAGTTTTAAGTGATTCTGTACCAATTCTGCTTTTTTGTGGAAAAATATTATTTTCTCATGGTGTTGCAAGTGGTTGGCATCCCATCGGTCAAATCAGTAAAATAACCAAAGTAGATAAGAACATTGTCTATGAAATAGATGGTAAGGCAGCCCTAGATTTTTATCATCATTATTTAGGTTTGCTTCCTCCTTCAATGGAATATCCCCTAGCAGTCTTTGAGCAAGATTCAGACAAATTTTATATCAGAGCGCCCATTGCTTATAATCAAGAATCTGGTAGCATCACCTTTTTTGCGGATATTCCTGACCAAGCACTTATTCAAATTTCTGAAGCAGGTTATGAAGATATTCTCGCAGCTTCTAAAGCATCATTTATGAATGCTTTAGATAATTATCCAGGTACAGAACCAAGTGCAGTTTTGTTTTTTTCATGTGTAGCTCGTCGGCAAATACTTGGTACGAGGGCACAAGAAGAGTACGAGAATACAAAACTTTGTCTGAAAAACTCTTTACCTGCCTGTGGATTTTATTCTAATGGAGAGATTGCTCCTATAGATCTAATGAGTCAAACGCAATTTCACAACGAAACTTTTGTAACTTTAATTTTGGGAGTTCAGTAA
- a CDS encoding response regulator, whose protein sequence is MSYKQNINISNISEHNLILVVDDTTTNLEIVFQILTNAGFEVVTEVNGERALKHVESRLPDLILLDVMMPKIDGFETCKKLKENYETCDIPVIFMTANSDTDSKIKGLNIGAVDYITKPFNEEELLARIKTHLQLRNLTKTLEKRVAQRTAALSKALKDLQESQLQLIQTEKMSALGQLVAGVAHEINNPVGCIHGNLGHAWVYFQAMTKLIELYQQHYPHPVAEIQEEIAAMDLQYMLSDLPNLISSMKEGVQRIRNISTSLRNFSRGDSDRKVYCNIHDGIDSTIMILKHRLKASESRPNIEVIKNYDNIPEIECFSGQINQVFMNLLANAIDALEESNLGRSYVEIEVNPNQIWIQTSLNEDKTHVFIRIKDNGVGMSGEVQQKIFDHLFTTKPVGQGTGLGLSIARQIVVDKHGGTLEVKSAPAEGSEFIIKLPIQKS, encoded by the coding sequence ATGAGTTATAAACAAAATATAAACATATCTAATATTTCAGAACATAATTTAATTTTAGTGGTAGATGATACTACTACTAATTTAGAAATTGTCTTTCAAATATTAACTAATGCAGGCTTTGAAGTGGTAACAGAAGTTAATGGAGAAAGGGCACTAAAACATGTTGAATCTAGACTACCTGATTTGATTTTGCTAGATGTAATGATGCCGAAAATAGATGGTTTTGAAACATGTAAAAAGTTGAAAGAAAATTATGAAACTTGTGATATTCCTGTAATTTTTATGACAGCCAACTCAGATACAGATAGTAAAATCAAAGGTCTAAATATCGGTGCAGTTGACTACATCACAAAACCTTTTAACGAGGAAGAACTATTAGCAAGAATTAAAACCCATCTTCAATTACGAAATCTCACAAAAACTTTAGAAAAACGAGTTGCCCAAAGAACAGCAGCATTGTCTAAGGCACTAAAAGATTTACAAGAATCACAACTCCAGCTTATACAGACAGAAAAAATGTCTGCCCTTGGCCAATTAGTTGCAGGGGTTGCTCATGAAATTAATAATCCAGTTGGTTGCATTCATGGTAATCTCGGTCACGCTTGGGTATATTTCCAAGCCATGACTAAGCTAATTGAGCTTTATCAACAGCATTATCCTCATCCAGTTGCAGAAATTCAAGAAGAAATTGCAGCGATGGATTTGCAGTACATGCTTTCCGATTTACCTAACTTAATTTCTTCGATGAAAGAAGGTGTTCAACGGATTCGCAACATCAGTACCAGTCTGCGAAATTTTTCGAGAGGAGATAGCGATCGCAAAGTTTATTGCAATATTCATGATGGTATTGACAGCACAATCATGATCCTCAAGCATCGCTTAAAAGCATCAGAATCTCGTCCTAATATTGAGGTTATTAAAAATTACGATAATATACCTGAAATAGAATGCTTTAGCGGACAAATAAATCAAGTATTTATGAATTTATTAGCTAATGCTATTGATGCTTTAGAAGAGTCTAATTTAGGGCGTAGCTATGTTGAAATTGAGGTCAATCCCAATCAAATTTGGATTCAAACCAGCCTGAATGAAGATAAAACTCATGTCTTCATTCGGATTAAAGATAATGGCGTGGGAATGTCGGGTGAAGTTCAACAAAAAATCTTCGACCACTTATTCACCACCAAACCCGTGGGTCAAGGTACAGGATTAGGACTATCTATTGCTCGTCAAATTGTTGTCGATAAACATGGAGGAACTCTGGAAGTAAAATCAGCACCAGCAGAAGGTTCGGAGTTTATCATTAAGCTTCCCATTCAAAAATCATAA
- a CDS encoding terpene synthase family protein, with product MKELLSPSLYCPFPHQINKHVDILQEYALEWVLRFNLQASETAFARLSKSKFFLLAASAYPNCDLEELKIGNDWLSWVFIWDDQCDMSEFKKQPEALKIFQQRFIEILKGSEPTSQDMPINHALADLRQRTRQRTNEKWFNHFLHCFEQYCHGCVEEAAIRAQGIVPDIDTYMKCRRFSVGGYLFLTVSEFCNQFMLSDVLRNHEIVKKLELLTIDILAWCNDVFSASREMESGDVHNLVLVLHYLQTIPLNEAINLAASMHNKKVKELINLEASIPSFGEEIDVEMAKYISIMHSWISGNLNWYSLTGRYETTEKLELVNC from the coding sequence ATGAAAGAATTACTTTCTCCTAGTTTGTACTGTCCATTTCCACACCAAATCAATAAGCATGTTGATATTTTGCAAGAATATGCTCTTGAATGGGTGCTTCGCTTTAACCTACAAGCAAGTGAAACTGCTTTTGCGCGTTTATCCAAGTCAAAATTTTTCTTGTTAGCTGCAAGTGCCTATCCAAACTGTGATTTGGAAGAACTTAAGATTGGAAATGACTGGCTTAGCTGGGTGTTTATTTGGGATGATCAATGCGATATGTCCGAGTTCAAAAAACAGCCGGAAGCACTCAAAATTTTTCAGCAAAGATTTATAGAAATATTGAAAGGATCGGAACCAACGAGCCAGGATATGCCCATTAATCATGCCTTGGCCGATTTGCGACAACGAACACGCCAAAGAACAAACGAAAAATGGTTCAACCACTTTCTCCACTGCTTTGAGCAATATTGCCACGGATGTGTAGAGGAAGCAGCTATTCGTGCCCAAGGAATTGTACCTGATATTGACACTTATATGAAGTGCAGAAGGTTCAGTGTAGGCGGATATCTTTTTCTAACGGTAAGTGAATTTTGTAATCAGTTCATGCTCTCTGATGTTTTACGAAATCATGAAATTGTCAAAAAATTAGAACTGCTAACAATTGATATTCTTGCCTGGTGTAATGATGTTTTTTCAGCATCCAGAGAAATGGAGAGTGGTGATGTTCATAATTTAGTATTAGTGCTACATTATCTCCAAACAATACCTTTGAATGAAGCAATTAATCTTGCTGCTAGTATGCATAATAAAAAGGTCAAAGAGTTAATAAATTTAGAAGCATCTATTCCCTCTTTTGGAGAAGAAATAGATGTGGAAATGGCAAAATATATATCAATAATGCACTCCTGGATTAGTGGCAATCTAAATTGGTATTCTCTTACTGGCCGCTATGAGACTACAGAGAAACTGGAGCTAGTTAATTGTTAA
- a CDS encoding cytochrome P450, whose amino-acid sequence MQLPNILKTHPFIQKLQWVVDPVRFMEKAAQQYPGIFTAKIVGFGDTVVFVNHPQAIQEILTNDRKKFVAVGDANRIVEPLVGQYSVSLLEGIRHKQQRQLVMPAFHRERMRTYGQLICTLCTKVFSQSPLNQPFLARNLTQEISLQVILKVVLGLHEGEKLQKLKHLLPQMLDLFRSPFTCSLFFLSFLQKDLGAWSTWGKFLRDRQQIDELLYAEIAERREQPDSERIDILSMLMSARDDAGESMTDQELRDQLMTLMLAGYETTATAIAWGLYWIHQNPLVCEKLVEELDTLGDSPDPMSIVRLPYLTAVCNETLRIYPPIMFSFPRVVQEPVELLGHPLEPGTVLLPSIYLAHQREDLYPQPKEFRPERFIERQFSPYEFLPFGGGVRRCMGEALASFQMKLVLATILSLYELALVNQQPERVERRGFTLAPATGIKMVITGRRVRPESLAKMTTTPIF is encoded by the coding sequence ATTCAACTACCAAATATTCTCAAAACTCATCCTTTTATCCAAAAGCTTCAATGGGTTGTTGATCCTGTTAGATTTATGGAAAAAGCGGCTCAGCAATATCCTGGCATTTTCACTGCTAAAATAGTTGGGTTTGGGGATACCGTAGTATTTGTGAACCATCCCCAGGCAATCCAGGAAATTTTAACTAACGATAGAAAGAAGTTTGTAGCCGTTGGTGATGCGAATAGAATTGTGGAACCCTTGGTAGGGCAATATTCAGTTTCTTTGCTGGAGGGTATTCGTCACAAACAACAGCGACAACTTGTGATGCCTGCTTTTCATCGAGAGCGAATGCGAACCTATGGTCAACTGATCTGTACCCTTTGTACAAAAGTTTTTAGTCAGTCACCACTAAATCAACCCTTCTTGGCCCGTAATTTAACACAGGAGATATCTCTACAAGTTATTTTAAAAGTTGTCTTGGGTTTGCATGAGGGAGAAAAACTTCAAAAACTTAAGCATCTATTGCCGCAGATGTTGGATCTTTTTCGATCGCCTTTTACTTGTAGTTTATTCTTTTTATCATTCTTGCAAAAGGATTTAGGAGCTTGGAGTACTTGGGGAAAATTCTTGCGCGATCGCCAACAAATTGATGAATTGCTCTATGCTGAAATTGCTGAACGCAGAGAGCAACCTGATTCAGAACGCATCGATATCTTATCCATGCTGATGTCCGCAAGAGATGACGCTGGTGAATCGATGACAGATCAAGAGTTGCGCGATCAGTTGATGACCCTAATGCTTGCTGGATATGAAACTACAGCAACAGCGATCGCTTGGGGATTGTATTGGATTCACCAAAACCCGCTAGTCTGTGAAAAGCTAGTTGAGGAATTGGACACTCTTGGTGATTCTCCAGATCCCATGAGCATTGTCCGACTCCCATATCTCACAGCTGTTTGTAATGAAACCTTGCGAATTTATCCCCCGATAATGTTCTCTTTCCCTAGAGTAGTGCAAGAACCTGTAGAACTACTGGGACATCCTTTAGAGCCTGGAACTGTACTGCTTCCGAGTATTTATCTGGCTCATCAGCGTGAAGATTTATATCCCCAACCTAAGGAGTTTCGACCAGAGCGCTTTATAGAACGCCAATTTTCTCCTTATGAATTTCTGCCTTTTGGTGGCGGTGTCCGTCGTTGTATGGGTGAGGCTTTGGCCTCATTTCAAATGAAACTAGTATTGGCAACCATCCTCTCACTCTATGAGTTGGCGCTAGTTAATCAGCAACCTGAGCGAGTTGAGCGCCGAGGTTTTACCCTAGCACCTGCTACTGGAATCAAGATGGTAATTACAGGGCGGCGTGTGCGTCCAGAGTCTTTAGCGAAGATGACAACGACGCCAATATTTTAA